The Penicillium oxalicum strain HP7-1 chromosome VI, whole genome shotgun sequence genome window below encodes:
- a CDS encoding Hippurate hydrolase, whose protein sequence is MPEPSQSPSDLLNKGSVDLAPYEDLYKWFHTHPELSLQEKHTSERVAAHLTSLGAFDIQTHIGGYGVVGVLRNGPGKTIMLRADMDALPVKEITNLPYASEVTMLNGDGVEQPVMHACGHDMHMTCLLATAETLVKMQDAWSGTLIVVFQPNEERGGGAQAMVDDGLYSKIPVPDYIFGQHVMRLRAGTVGCRPGTLMAAADSMNITVFGRGGHGSLPHQAVDPAVLAAHIVVRLQSIVSREVDPSDLGVVTVGSLHVGQAENIIADRAEIGLDLRTVKIETRQQILSAVQRIVEAECMASGSPRPPIFTPTRRFPPTDNDAYLAAELATSFQQHFHEHFDGDIPRTNVSEDFSNLARCKDLPCCFWLVGGIDPELWDRVHGDETVTEDIPSNHSARFAPVIQPTMKAGVDALCIAALTFLKK, encoded by the coding sequence ATGCCTGAACCCAGCCAGAGTCCCTCAGACTTGCTCAACAAAGGGTCCGTTGACTTGGCCCCTTATGAAGATCTGTACAAATGGTTTCACACCCATCCCGAGCTCTCGCTGCAAGAAAAACACACTTCTGAGAGAGTCGCTGCCCACTTGACCAGTCTCGGGGCATTTGACATCCAGACGCACATCGGAGGCTATGGAGTCGTCGGTGTTTTGCGAAATGGTCCTGGCAAGACGATCATGCTGCGCGCGGACATGGATGCTCTGCCCGTCAAGGAGATCACCAATCTGCCTTATGCCAGCGAGGTGACCATGCTCAATGGCGACGGGGTTGAACAGCCGGTGATGCATGCCTGCGGCCATGATATGCACATGACCTGCCTTTTGGCGACGGCAGAAACTCTCGTGAAGATGCAAGATGCGTGGAGCGGCACTCTGATTGTGGTTTTTCAGCCGAATGAGGAGCGTGGCGGGGGTGCCCAAGCCAtggtggatgatggattATACTCGAAGATCCCCGTGCCAGACTACATCTTCGGCCAGCATGTCATGCGTCTTCGTGCCGGCACTGTCGGTTGCCGACCGGGCACCCTCATGGCGGCGGCAGATAGTATGAACATCACCGTCTTTGGCCGGGGAGGACATGGTTCTCTACCTCATCAGGCGGTGGATCCGGCCGTTTTGGCCGCCCATATCGTGGTGCGACTCCAGAGTATCGTCAGCAGAGAAGTGGATCCCAGTGATCTGGGCGTGGTCACGGTGGGCAGTCTTCACGTCGGACAGGCCGAAAATATCATCGCCGATCGAGCAGAGATTGGACTCGACTTGCGGACCGTCAAAATCGAGACCCGACAGCAGATTCTTTCGGCTGTGCAACGCATCGTGGAGGCCGAATGTATGGCGAGCGGGTCCCCTCGCCCGCCCATCTTCACTCCAACTCGTCGGTTCCCACCGACGGACAATGATGCCTATCTCGCCGCCGAGCTGGCCACTTCTTTCCAGCAGCATTTCCACGAGCATTTCGATGGTGACATTCCTCGAACCAACGTGAGCGAGGACTTTTCCAATCTCGCCCGCTGCAAAGACTTGCCATGCTGCTTCTGGCTGGTCGGTGGAATTGACCCGGAGTTATGGGATCGCGTGCATGGAGACGAGACCGTGACCGAAGACATTCCCAGCAATCATTCTGCTCGCTTTGCCCCCGTCATTCAGCCCACAATGAAGGCGGGAGTCGACGCGTTGTGCATTGCCGCGTTGACTTTTCTCAAGAAGTAG
- a CDS encoding Low-affinity potassium transport protein, whose translation MFSSLVHRLNHAKQQAPLLNRLHLNFIFVHYFYVFSFVIVGSIILYAGGNLAYIDALFFASGATTQSGLNTVDLNQMYLYQQIVIYFITMMCTPIFIHSGLVFVRLYWFEKRFQHVVQDARALRSTRSRMRTVTGDKGNQDNDRAERGIRGRSIVVIRNNAGDARGNRLPNPMGQPAEMQPEEDTTDGHPSSEGTSPEESREPTLERRFGLGSLRVPSQLSPEHHIAFLEKQRKNKGALRIPSPREYDRGGQPEALEDEEENEEDSEAMKQPSSPRSPRQHNPAEASENDQVGPLEGPHITINEPDLPRTRTRGNTFTRLDTRPTIHEEMTKDGEDNALGPSATRNTFRGIFRSLTQERERPTQPYLSWNATVARNSNFVDLTEEQRDELGGIEYRALKTLALVLITYYVGFHLMGIICMIPWIMCESSWGQIVTQDGVGRPWWAIFTSGSAFNDLGFTLTPDSMASFQTAVFPLLLFTFLIIIGNTGFPCMLRLMIWVLSKCVRQGSALWEELKFLLDHPRRCFTLLFPRNASWWLFAILVALNGIDLIFFIILDLNDPTVTALSPGIRVVDGLFQAASTRTAGFSVVSLSALHPAIQVSYLIMMYISVFPIAISMRRTNVYEEKSLGIYGVEEENDEETQTAPSYIGAHLRRQLSFDLWYVFLGLFIITIAEGGRLQANDLSFQVFTVLFEVVSAYGTVGLSFGYPGVNTSFSGQFNTVSKLVIIAMQIRGRHRGLPYSLDRAVMLPSDALNRHEIEESERRMRRRTSNLSGAESLGRPRSRALSQSQGDNGQSSGLDAYDWETHRASNGEQLVHRSSTLRSNQ comes from the exons ATGTTCTCGTCGCTGGTTCATCGCCTCAATCATGCAAAACAGCAGGCGCCGCTGCTGAACCGGCTGCATCTGAATTTCATCTTTGTACACTATTTCTATGTCTTCTCTTTTGTGATTGTCGGCTCCATCATCCTCTATGCCGGTGGCAATCTTGCCTATATCGATGccctcttctttgcctcggGCGCCACCACCCAGAGCGGGCTCAACACGGTCGACCTGAACCAGATGTATCTGTATCAGCAAATTGTCATCTACTTCATTACCATGATGTGTACCCCGATCTTCATCCACAGTGGCCTGGTGTTTGTTCGCCTGTACTGGTTCGAGAAACGCTTTCAGCATGTGGTGCAGGACGCCCGTGCTTTACGTTCCACTCGATCTCGCATGAGAACGGTCACCGGCGACAAAGGAAACCAGGATAACGATCGGGCAGAGCGGGGGATCAGGGGTCGCTCCATCGTGGTGATTCGGAACAATGCCGGCGATGCTCGTGGCAACCGACTCCCCAACCCGATGGGCCAGCCCGCCGAGATGCAGCCTGAAGAGGACACTACCGACGGCCACCCCTCAAGCGAGGGGACCAGTCCGGAGGAGTCCCGCGAACCGACCCTGGAACGCCGTTTTGGACTGGGCAGTCTGCGCGTGCCCTCGCAGCTGAGCCCGGAACACCATATTGCGTTTCTGGAAAAACAACGCAAGAACAAGGGTGCGTTGCGGATCCCGAGTCCCCGCGAATATGACCGGGGAGGGCAGCCCGAAGCAttggaggatgaagaggagaacGAGGAGGATTCCGAGGCGATGAAACAACCCTCGAGTCCGCGGTCGCCGAGACAGCACAACCCCGCCGAGGCGAGCGAGAACGACCAAGTCGGTCCCCTGGAGGGACCTCATATCACCATCAACGAGCCCGACTTGCCACGGACGCGGACGCGTGGCAACACCTTCACGCGGTTGGATACACGGCCCACTATCCATGAAGAGATGACCAAGGACGGGGAAGACAACGCCCTCGGACCCAGCGCGACTCGCAACACGTTTCGGGGCATTTTCCGTTCGCTCACGCAAGAGCGGGAACGGCCCACTCAGCCTTACCTCAGCTGGAATGCAACCGTCGCCCGAAACTCCAACTTTGTCGATTTGACGGAGGAGCAGCGGGACGAATTAGGGGGCATCGAGTACCGTGCATTAAAAACGCTGGCCCTCGTGCTCATCACGTACTACGTTGGCTTCCATCTGATGGGAATCATTTGCATGATTCCATGGATCATGTGCGAGAGTTCCTGGGGCCAGATTGTGACCCAGGATGGTGTTGGACGGCCGTGGTGGGCCATTTTCACTTCGGGCTCCGCGTTTAACGATCTGGGCTTTACCCTGACACCGGACTCCATGGCCTCCTTTCAGACTGCGGTCTTTCCTTTGCTCCTGTTCACCTTTCTGATTATCATTGGGAACACGGGTTTCCCTTGTATGCTACGTCTGATGATCTGGGTCCTGTCTAAATGCGTCAGACAGGGCTCGGCGTTGTGGGAGGAGCTGAAATTCTTGTTGGATCATCCCCGTCGATGCTTTACCCTTCTGTTCCCTCGGAACGCCTCTTGGTGGCTGTTTGCAATCTTGGTCGCGCTCAATGGCAtcgatctcatcttctttATCATTTTGGAT CTCAACGATCCGACTGTGACCGCCCTGTCTCCGGGCATTCGTGTTGTCGATGGATTGTTCCAAGCGGCGTCCACTCGCACTGCGGGATTTTCCGTGGTCAGTTTGTCCGCCCTGCATCCTGCCATCCAGGTGTCCTACTTGATCATGATGTACATCTCGGTATTTCCGATTGCCATTTCGATGCGCCGAACCAATGTGTACGAGGAGAAAAGCCTGGGTATCTAcggcgtggaagaagagaatgacgAGGAAACCCAGACAGCACCGAGTTACATTGGCGCCCATTTGAGGCGCCAGCTCAGCTTTGATCTGTGGTATGTATTCCTCGGacttttcatcatcaccattgcCGAAGGGGGTCGTCTTCAAGCCAATGATCTTAGCTTCCAAGTGTTCACGGTGCTGTTTGAAGTTGTCTCGGCCTACGGTACCGTGGGGTTGTCGTTTGGATATCCTGGAGTGAACACGTCTTTTTCGGGCCAGTTCAACACGGTCTCAAAATTGGTGATTATCGCCATGCAGATCCGTGGACGTCACCGTGGGCTGCCGTACTCGCTCGATCGGGCCGTGATGTTGCCATCCGACGCACTGAATCGCCAtgagattgaagaatcaGAGCGCCGCATGCGGCGGCGCACGTCCAATCTGAGTGGTGCCGAGTCCTTAGGCCGCCCTCGGTCTCGAGCGCTTTCACAGTCTCAAGGCGACAACGGGCAATCGTCGGGGCTGGACGCGTATGACTGGGAAACGCATCGGGCGTCAAATGGGGAACAACTTGTCCACCGCTCATCGACTCTTCGGTCGAATCAATGA
- a CDS encoding putative E3 ubiquitin ligase complex SCF subunit sconB, protein MGSSTHPLSTTTTDSIKHVAGNGGNADANRAPLGNTADSLTELAKQNVAPFLAKYHPRQYAPRRSEDGTTTVPRTTSGGYCYRHQPDSKCSRQADEQSMHQLQTELESLPQSDQQGIAHVWSLFSAAPAKQRKLMLQGILAQCCFPQLSFISASVRELIRIDFLTALPPELSFKILRYLDTASLCRAAQVSHRWKALADDDVVWHRMCEQHIRRKCNKCGWGLPLLDRKRLREAKREIELRATNWGNQSTNAIADGAPNETCSVVELPIGGKRKLEVDDQSCAMIKRHCVSPAYKPEPDDDYFKTRYRPWKDVYRDRFVVGLNWKHRRCSIKVFRGHTDSVMCLQFEDNILMTGSYDATIKIWDMETGEELRTLRGHTAGVRCLQFDDTKLITGSLDRSIRVWNWRTGECLSRYNGHSEAVIALHFDATLLASASVDRTVKIWNFKDKSTFVLPHPEGVNAVKIDTASRTVLTACDDGAARLWDLDTKTCIRVFHNHIGAVQQVIPLPREIEFESHLADCENDHFSTSSQNGEAFNTLSPTLEHRSLSGPPSSSGASFDHETDRLDPPRYIMTSGVDATIRLWETSTGRCLRTFFGHLEGIWALSADTLRIASGGMDRMVKIWDPRIPTCQDTYEGHSAAVNCIGLSDSRFITGGDDYQVRMYDFRA, encoded by the exons ATGGGATCCTCAACACACCCTTTGTCGACAACTACGACAGACTCAATCAAACACGTTGCGGGGAACGGGGGAAATGCCGACGCCAACCGCGCGCCGCTTGGCAACACGGCTGACTCGCTGACAGAGCTGGCGAAACAGAATGTTGCGCCATTTCTGGCCAAGTATCATCCACGACAATATGCACCCCGACGATCAGAGGACGGCACGACCACAGTGCCTCGTACGACTAGTGGCGGATACTGTTACCGTCATCAGCCCGACTCAAAGTGCTCTCGGCAGGCCGACGAGCAGTCCATGCACCAACTTCAAACA GAACTGGAATCGCTACCACAGAGTGATCAACAGGGAATTGCGCATGTGTGGTCGCTTTTCTCCGCCGCCCCAGCCAAACAGCGCAAGCTGATGCTACAAGGCATCTTGGCGCAATGCTGCTTCCCGCAGctctccttcatctccgCCAGTGTACGCGAACTAATCCGTATCGATTTCCTCACTGCGCTTCCACCCGAGCTTTCTTTTAAGATTCTTCGCTATCTCGATACGGCGTCTCTCTGTCGTGCCGCGCAGGTCTCCCATCGGTGGAAGGCCCTTGCAGATGATGATGTGGTTTGGCATCGTATGTGTGAGCAGCATATTCGCCGAAAATGCAACAAGTGTGGCTGGGGGTTGCCCCTCTTGGACCGAAAGCGACTTCGTGAAGCCAAGCGTGAAATAGAGTTGCGCGCGACCAACTGGGGTAACCAGTCTACCAACGCTATTGCGGACGGCGCGCCCAACGAGACTTGCTCTGTCGTCGAACTCCCTATCGGCGGGAAACGGAAACTTGAGGTTGATGACCAAAGTTGTGCCATGATCAAGCGCCATTGTGTCTCCCCGGCGTACAAACCAGAGCCGGATGACGATTATTTCAAAACTCGATATCGCCCGTGGAAAGACGTTTACCGCGATCGCTTTGTCGTCGGTCTGAACTGGAAACATCGTCGATGTTCCATCAAAGTATTCAGGGGACACACTGATAGTGTCATGTGCCTACAATTCGAAGACAACATTTTGATGACAGGCTCTTATGACGCGacaatcaagatctgggacaTGGAAACCGGGGAAGAGCTTCGAACGCTTCGAGGTCACACAGCCGGTGTACGCTGTTTGCAGTTTGATGACACGAAACTAATCACGGGAAGCCTGGATCGTAGCATCCGTGTGTGGAATTGGCGCACGGGCGAGTGTCTCTCTCGTTATAACGGACATTCCGAGGCCGTCATTGCACTGCACTTCGACGCCACTCTCCTGGCTTCGGCTTCTGTCGATCGAACGGTCAAAATTTGGAATTTCAAGGACAAGTCAACCTTTGTGTTGCCTCATCCGGAGGGAGTCAACGCTGTGAAGATTGACACTGCTTCTCGGACAGTACTCACAGCCTGCGACGATGGAGCCGCTCGCCTGTGGGATCTCGACACCAAGACGTGCATCCGCGTGTTCCACAACCATATTGGCGCGGTGCAGCAGGTCATTCCTTTGCCTCGTGAGATTGAGTTCGAAAGCCATCTTGCGGATTGCGAGAATGACCATTTCAGTACCTCTTCCCAGAATGGGGAGGCATTCAACACCCTGTCTCCTACCCTTGAACATAGATCTCTCAGTGGCCCCCCTTCGTCCTCTGGCGCTTCCTTTGACCACGAGACTGATCGGTTGGATCCCCCCCGCTATATCATGACTAGTGGAGTCGATGCAACCATCCGTCTCTGGGAAACCAGCACTGGTCGCTGCCTGCGCACATTCTTCGGACATCTCGAAGGCATTTGGGCGCTGTCCGCGGACACGCTCCGTATTGCCTCGGGTGGCATGGATCGAATGGTGAAGATTTGGGACCCCCGAATCCCGACGTGTCAAGACACATACGAGGGACATTCTGCTGCGGTCAATTGCATTGGACTGAGCGACAGTCGATTCATTACTGGTGGCGATGACTACCAGGTCCGCATGTACGATTTCCGTGCGTAG
- a CDS encoding Glucose N-acetyltransferase 1 — MALPMAFKNSAFPYRRGSNSSERDFFDIPDEPIWAILKRQLRRPRAWVALLGLLALVQWMRRAQPSPVPLAHIHYDEVDWSRYAYTQYATSETYLCNCVMVFEALHRLGSRADRLLFYPKEWDLVVDGGTDRISQLLLLAKDEYNVQLVPVVIEGIKAETGGGGEVSESSWDTSTAKLYAFGVLQYDRVIHLDSDMMLLQPMDELFFLPSTTIAMPRAYWLLPETRTLSSLLAVIEPSYQEFTLLKDTIQPAIFGQIDLNLTNRRYDMEILNNRYGDSALVLPHRQYGLISGEFRTKDHRAFLGNDHEQWDPDHAIAQAKFVHFSDWPLPKPWVMWTREQLITHQPACDNGAGTSRESGCRNREIWKQLYEQFRRRRRDVCRLLSFPAPV; from the exons ATGGCCCTGCCTATGGCGTTCAAGAACTCGGCGTTCCCTTATCGTCGAGGATCAAATTCATCCGAGCGCGATTTCTTTGACATACCCGATGAGCCAATCTGGGCAATTTTGAAGCGCCAGCTCCGACGACCGCGGGCGTGGGTGGCTCTACTGGGACTCTTGGCGCTGGTGCAGTGGATGCGACGAGCTCAGCCGAGTCCCGTACCGCTGGCACATATCCACTACGATGAGGTAGACTGGTCGCGATATGCATATACGCAATATGCCACGAGCGAGACATACCTGTGCAATTGTGTGATGGTGTTTGAGGCTCTGCACCGGCTAGGCTCGCGCGCGGATCGTCTTCTCTTCTACCCGAAGGAGTGGGACCTGGTGGTCGATGGAGGCACAGATCGTATCAGTCAGTTGCTTTTACTGGCCAAAGATGAATACAACGTTCAGTTAGTCCCGGTTGTCATTGAAGGCATCAAAGCCGAGACTGGGGGCGGCGGag AGGTGTCGGAATCTTCCTGGGATACGAGTACCGCCAAATTGTACGCCTTTGGCGTCCTCCAGTATGATCGAGTCATTCACCTCGACTCCGACATGATGCTGCTTCAGCCGATGGATgagctcttcttcctgccATCAACCACCATTGCCATGCCTCGAGCATACTGGCTCTTGCCCGAAACTCGGACGCTCTCGTCTCTTCTCGCCGTCATTGAACCATCCTATCAGGAGTTCACCCTGCTAAAGGACACTATCCAGCCCGCCATCTTCGGCCAGATCGACTTGAATCTGACCAACCGTCGCTACGACATGGAGATTCTCAATAATCGCTACGGAGATAGCGCTCTCGTACTTCCTCATCGACAATACGGCCTGATTTCGGGCGAGTTTCGTACCAAGGATCACCGCGCGTTCCTTGGAAATGACCACGAGCAGTGGGATCCTGACCATGCGATCGCACAAGCCAAATTTGTGCACTTTTCAGATTGGCCGCTGCCCAAGCCTTGGGTCATGTGGACGCGTGAACAACTCATCACCCACCAGCCCGCTTGCGACAATGGTGCGGGAACGTCGCGAGAGAGTGGATGCCGGAATCGGGAAATTTGGAAGCAGCTATATGAGCAATTCCGGCGCAGGCGCAGG GATGTGTGCAGACTGTTGAGTTTCCCAGCCCCTGTATGA